A genomic window from Montipora capricornis isolate CH-2021 chromosome 8, ASM3666992v2, whole genome shotgun sequence includes:
- the LOC138060574 gene encoding uncharacterized protein, whose amino-acid sequence MELYVKLNCLDSGKTECIKVALNEWDHLCVKNLKKILEDEIRVPLCDQVLSYQGRQLNDDSFPLKKLYFRQGDTVSVSCSTQGNILDMKSFLQEIKDFAKEINNETQSELLTVSLNKDFRTSYVSYDNIARALENLSFNFFIPWKNAQSVVHRHYFVQEGGFDAFMEVLKFSGKRYRMEEKPHSRKLLGKLKDKDFCELAEELKELNNEQMVLQMHCLSLLWNFSETLHDRRLVLQKGGLQLVMKALLLDPNAHSLPSDEYFEVASINETAVGCLVQYAEFPDCQEVISQSPDTVAKLMFMVGSHFQSFSSTHIPTYNTYSAQIAANTLFCCACSLRTPKILVESGMHKRMINLVNLLPDGDLALSYYCTLFLARTRASALVCMDPQTAECIDKIIAAFLAKHKPDDVSKWEENHNYVWVSLTPFVSLAFSGRQVTGCTNSFLEIDCKKQKGEDKNECQATWNGIQDDVDGPNLLSEKGMINDMSDADMQLGSHAFPDKKTGLEKPVQGTGNLDSTAGGTTGDHSLSGNVTENKQRTMLGSKQTQKLGLFTLQHMLTSSGNQQLVKSERLLPYLDCLCGHISDDDAGLLKAQLRKYWSPSPASLSVICKSSLAFMLGFESALKM is encoded by the exons ATGGAACTTTATGTAAAATTGAACTGCTTGGATTCTGGCAAGACAGAATGTATCAAGGTTGCCTTGAACGAATGGGACCATCTGTGCGTGAAAAATTTAAAGAAGATTTTAGAGGACGAAATTCGGGTCCCTCTCTGTGATCAAGTCCTTTCATACCAAGGGCGACAACTCAACGACGATTCTTTTCCACtcaagaagctttattttcgtCAAGGGGACACTGTTTCAGTATCTTGTTCAACACAAGGCAATATTTTGGACATGAAAAGTTTTTTGCAAGAGATTAAGGATTTTGCAAAGGAAATAAACAACGAGACTCAAAGCGAACTATTGACAGTTTCTTTGAACAAAGATTTCAGAACTTCTTATGTGTCTTATGACAACATTGCTCGAGCCTTGGaaaatttgtctttcaatttcTTTATTCCTTGGAAAAATGCCCAGTCCGTGGTTCATCGTCATTACTTTGTCCAAGAAGGTGGCTTTGATGCCTTCATGGAGGTTTTGAAATTTTCTGGTAAAAGATACAGAATGGAAGAGAAACCACACTCAAG gaaACTACTGGGAAAGTTGAAAGACAAAGACTTTTGTGAACTAGCAGAGGAGCTGAAAGAATTAAACAATGAACAAATGGTCCTGCAAATGCACTGTTTGAGCCTTTTGTGGAACTTCTCTGAGACCCTACATGATCGTAGGCTAGTGCTGCAAAAGGGAGGATTGCAGTTAGTTATGAAAGCATTGTTGTTGGACCCGAATGCACACAGCTTGCCCAGCGATGAATACTTTGAGGTTGCAAGCATTAATGAAACTGCTGTGGGCTGCCTCGTTCA ATATGCAGAGTTTCCAGATTGCCAAGAAGTCATATCGCAGAGTCCTGACACTGTTGCTAAGCTCATGTTTATGGTGGGAAGCCATTTCCAATCATTTTCCAGCACACACATTCCCACCTACAATACATACTCTGCCCAGATTGCTGCAAACACCTTGTTCTGCTGTGCTTGCAGTTTGCGAACGCCAAAGATTTTGGTTGAGTCTGGTATGCACAAAAGAATGATTAACTTGGTGAATCTGTTACCAGATGGTGATTTGGCACTCAG TTACTATTGCACACTATTTCTGGCAAGAACAAGGGCATCAGCTTTGGTTTGTATGGACCCACAAACTGCAGAATGCATTGACAAGATCATCGCTGCTTTTTTAGCAAAGCATAAGCCAGATGATGTTTCGAAGTGGGAAGAAAACCACAATTACGTGTGGGTCAGTTTAACTCCATTCGTAAGCCTGGCATTTTCAGGTCGACAAGTAACAGGCTGTACCAATTCTTTCTTGGAAATTGACTGTAAAAAACAAAAGggtgaagataaaaatgaatGCCAAGCAACTTGGAATGGCATCCAAGATGACGTGGATGGTCCAAATTTACTTTCCGAGAAAGGCATGATTAATGACATGAGTGATGCAGACATGCAATTGGGCAGCCATGCGTTTCCTGACAAGAAAACTGGATTAGAGAAACCAGTGCaaggaactggaaacttggatTCAACAGCTGGTGGCACAACGGGTGATCACAGTCTTTCTGGCAATGTAacggaaaacaaacaaaggacgATGCTTGGGTCGAAACAAACTCAAAAGTTGGGTTTATTTACACTGCAACACATGCTCACTTCAAGTGGAAATCAGCAGCTTGTCAAGAGTGAAAGATTGCTTCCATATCTTGATTGCCTGTGTGGGCACATTAGTGATGATGATGCTGGATTACTAAAAGCACAGTTAAGGAAATACTGGTCCCCATCGCCAGCTTCTCTGTCAGTTATATGCAAGTCAAGCTTAGCCTTTATGTTGGGCTTTGAGTCAGCCCTGAAAATGTGA
- the LOC138060572 gene encoding uncharacterized protein isoform X1: MAQLVSEEAKTKPQSAGTESSSTMLESKRVEMNSDGSCAKKNDMKFYVYYKCENDGVCGQTKLSFSEFDNKCIGDVKTRIQDALQAPICDQKLFYQGKLLTDDSMQLDRLYFREGDHFVVQFLAAADIPGICELCNELREAAHEILEDLHGKLPLKVHEVTSKLLPLSERLFDAVHDLSTFFFPWKNLESVAQRHYFVQEGGFDAFLEVFKFSRHLYSLNHPIDVFAVGREELTEEIRRHEFNQHQLVLQMCCLTFLWNFAETPEDRKFVLSKGVLPLAIEALLLHQQLIGDHDNDFYGGNLYVRVNEKAIGCCAGLVESDSSTQEEVSRMIPLIDKILFMIDRRQSGLQDYSLFSSQVASNSLFYCTFNVNSAQSLVNIGALTKMLDITRHFLLDKDGDVPLRYYCCLFLARMHSAPLIKLDRDTCGIIDELINMFLEEHLPSEISAWENESSYVWMTMVPLFHLAFAGGIESHFARKVNDGYYNHGLVCKPLLNTSKCIVERNRLANLGPYQQVAQAMISPQLSAGWDTCSEASSALAPLESSCCVVKESTCQSITCGEMVEDMLKSKGGKSRQITEVSNMMSDNVSVKGQSCLSASPGKIFTWPGSKSTQELGIFSLVHMLSIKDNQKLALAENLVEYLVCLSWQLSSDNTKYIRWSLSNFQLVSPPSLKVIAKSVLACVNGLDMVYHH, from the exons ATGGCACAACTCGTGAGCGAAGAGGCCAAAACTAAACCGCAAAGTGCTGGTACAGAGAGTTCCTCTACAATGCTGGAATCAAAACGCGTGGAAATGAACTCAGATGGAAGTTGTGCTAAAAAAAATGACATGAAATTCTACGTGTATTACAAATGTGAAAACGACGGAGTTTGTGGCCAAACCAAGCTAAGCTTCTCTGAATTTGACAACAAGTGTATCGGAGACGTAAAGACCAGGATACAGGATGCTCTCCAAGCACCTATTTGTGACCAGAAGTTATTTTATCAGGGAAAGTTGCTAACAGACGACAGCATGCAGCTTGACAGGTTGTACTTCCGGGAGGGTGATCACTTTGTTGTTCAGTTTCTTGCTGCGGCAGACATACCAGGAATTTGTGAACTGTGTAACGAGTTGAGAGAGGCTGCGCACGAAATACTGGAAGACCTGCATGGAAAGCTACCACTGAAAGTGCACGAGGTTACATCCAAGTTGTTGCCGCTAAGCGAGCGTCTATTTGACGCAGTTCACGATCTTTCTACATTTTTCTTCCCATGGAAGAATCTGGAGTCTGTAGCCCAGAGGCATTATTTTGTTCAGGAAGGAGGCTTTGATGCATTCTTGGAGGTGTTCAAATTTTCAAGGCATCTGTATTCACTTAATCACCCAATAGATGTGTTTGCCGTAGG CAGGGAGGAGTTGACGGAGGAAATCCGCAGACATGAATTTAACCAACATCAGTTGGTACTTCAGATGTGCTGCCTCACTTTCTTGTGGAATTTTGCTGAAACTCCAGAGGATAGAAAGTTTGTATTGTCAAAGGGTGTGCTACCTTTGGCAATAGAAGCCCTCTTGCTCCATCAACAACTTATTGGGGACCATGACAATGATTTTTACGGCGGAAACTTGTATGTGAGGGTGAACGAGAAAGCAATTGGATGTTGTGCAGG GTTAGTGGAGAGTGATTCATCAACCCAAGAGGAGGTGTCCAGAATGATTCCTTTGATTGACAAGATACTTTTCATGATAGACAGGCGTCAATCAGGCTTACAAGATTACTCACTGTTTTCTAGTCAGGTGGCTTCAAACTCTCTGTTTTACTGCACATTCAATGTCAATTCGGCACAGTCACTAGTGAATATTGGTGCATTAACAAAAATGTTAGATATCACCAGACACTTTTTGCTTGACAAGGATGGAGATGTACCTCTAAG GTACTACTGCTGTTTGTTCTTGGCCAGAATGCATTCCGCCCCCTTGATCAAGTTGGATAGAGACACTTGCGGCATTATAGATGAACTCATTAACATGTTCTTGGAAGAACATTTACCCAGTGAAATTTCTGCTTGGGAAAATGAAAGTTCGTATGTTTGGATGACAATGGTACCACTCTTCCATCTTGCTTTTGCAGGAGGAATAGAAAGCCACTTTGCTAGAAAAGTCAATGATGGTTACTATAATCACGGGTTGGTTTGCAAACCTCTTCTAAATACAAGCAAGTGTATTGTTGAAAGAAATCGTTTGGCAAATCTTGGACCCTATCAACAGGTAGCCCAGGCTATGATCAGTCCACAACTCAGTGCAGGCTGGGATACCTGTTCAGAGGCATCAAGTGCTTTAGCTCCACTCGAGTCTTCGTGTTGTGTTGTAAAGGAGTCAACATGTCAATCAATTACCTGTGGAGAAATGGTTGAAGACATGTTAAAAAGCAAAGGAGGCAAAAGTCGACAAATCACTGAGGTCTCTAACATGATGAGTGACAATGTATCAGTTAAAGGTCAAAGTTGTCTGTCAGCTTCACCAGGGAAAATTTTCACATGGCCAGGTTCAAAATCAACACAGGAACTAGGAATCTTTTCACTTGTGCACATGCTGTCCATTAAGGACAACCAGAAACTGGCGTTAGCAGAGAATCTTGTGGaatatttggtttgtttgtcaTGGCAACTCAGCAGCGACAACACGAAGTACATACGCTGGAGCTTATCGAATTTTCAACTGGTTTCACCTCCTTCACTGAAGGTGATTGCTAAGTCAGTGCTTGCCTGTGTAAATGGCTTAGACATGGTGTATCACCATTAA
- the LOC138060572 gene encoding uncharacterized protein isoform X2, protein MAQLVSEEAKTKPQSAGTESSSTMLESKRVEMNSDGSCAKKNDMKFYVYYKCENDGVCGQTKLSFSEFDNKCIGDVKTRIQDALQAPICDQKLFYQGKLLTDDSMQLDRLYFREGDHFVVQFLAAADIPGICELCNELREAAHEILEDLHGKLPLKVHEVTSKLLPLSERLFDAVHDLSTFFFPWKNLESVAQRHYFVQEGGFDAFLEVFKFSRHLYSLNHPIDVFAVGEELTEEIRRHEFNQHQLVLQMCCLTFLWNFAETPEDRKFVLSKGVLPLAIEALLLHQQLIGDHDNDFYGGNLYVRVNEKAIGCCAGLVESDSSTQEEVSRMIPLIDKILFMIDRRQSGLQDYSLFSSQVASNSLFYCTFNVNSAQSLVNIGALTKMLDITRHFLLDKDGDVPLRYYCCLFLARMHSAPLIKLDRDTCGIIDELINMFLEEHLPSEISAWENESSYVWMTMVPLFHLAFAGGIESHFARKVNDGYYNHGLVCKPLLNTSKCIVERNRLANLGPYQQVAQAMISPQLSAGWDTCSEASSALAPLESSCCVVKESTCQSITCGEMVEDMLKSKGGKSRQITEVSNMMSDNVSVKGQSCLSASPGKIFTWPGSKSTQELGIFSLVHMLSIKDNQKLALAENLVEYLVCLSWQLSSDNTKYIRWSLSNFQLVSPPSLKVIAKSVLACVNGLDMVYHH, encoded by the exons ATGGCACAACTCGTGAGCGAAGAGGCCAAAACTAAACCGCAAAGTGCTGGTACAGAGAGTTCCTCTACAATGCTGGAATCAAAACGCGTGGAAATGAACTCAGATGGAAGTTGTGCTAAAAAAAATGACATGAAATTCTACGTGTATTACAAATGTGAAAACGACGGAGTTTGTGGCCAAACCAAGCTAAGCTTCTCTGAATTTGACAACAAGTGTATCGGAGACGTAAAGACCAGGATACAGGATGCTCTCCAAGCACCTATTTGTGACCAGAAGTTATTTTATCAGGGAAAGTTGCTAACAGACGACAGCATGCAGCTTGACAGGTTGTACTTCCGGGAGGGTGATCACTTTGTTGTTCAGTTTCTTGCTGCGGCAGACATACCAGGAATTTGTGAACTGTGTAACGAGTTGAGAGAGGCTGCGCACGAAATACTGGAAGACCTGCATGGAAAGCTACCACTGAAAGTGCACGAGGTTACATCCAAGTTGTTGCCGCTAAGCGAGCGTCTATTTGACGCAGTTCACGATCTTTCTACATTTTTCTTCCCATGGAAGAATCTGGAGTCTGTAGCCCAGAGGCATTATTTTGTTCAGGAAGGAGGCTTTGATGCATTCTTGGAGGTGTTCAAATTTTCAAGGCATCTGTATTCACTTAATCACCCAATAGATGTGTTTGCCGTAGG GGAGGAGTTGACGGAGGAAATCCGCAGACATGAATTTAACCAACATCAGTTGGTACTTCAGATGTGCTGCCTCACTTTCTTGTGGAATTTTGCTGAAACTCCAGAGGATAGAAAGTTTGTATTGTCAAAGGGTGTGCTACCTTTGGCAATAGAAGCCCTCTTGCTCCATCAACAACTTATTGGGGACCATGACAATGATTTTTACGGCGGAAACTTGTATGTGAGGGTGAACGAGAAAGCAATTGGATGTTGTGCAGG GTTAGTGGAGAGTGATTCATCAACCCAAGAGGAGGTGTCCAGAATGATTCCTTTGATTGACAAGATACTTTTCATGATAGACAGGCGTCAATCAGGCTTACAAGATTACTCACTGTTTTCTAGTCAGGTGGCTTCAAACTCTCTGTTTTACTGCACATTCAATGTCAATTCGGCACAGTCACTAGTGAATATTGGTGCATTAACAAAAATGTTAGATATCACCAGACACTTTTTGCTTGACAAGGATGGAGATGTACCTCTAAG GTACTACTGCTGTTTGTTCTTGGCCAGAATGCATTCCGCCCCCTTGATCAAGTTGGATAGAGACACTTGCGGCATTATAGATGAACTCATTAACATGTTCTTGGAAGAACATTTACCCAGTGAAATTTCTGCTTGGGAAAATGAAAGTTCGTATGTTTGGATGACAATGGTACCACTCTTCCATCTTGCTTTTGCAGGAGGAATAGAAAGCCACTTTGCTAGAAAAGTCAATGATGGTTACTATAATCACGGGTTGGTTTGCAAACCTCTTCTAAATACAAGCAAGTGTATTGTTGAAAGAAATCGTTTGGCAAATCTTGGACCCTATCAACAGGTAGCCCAGGCTATGATCAGTCCACAACTCAGTGCAGGCTGGGATACCTGTTCAGAGGCATCAAGTGCTTTAGCTCCACTCGAGTCTTCGTGTTGTGTTGTAAAGGAGTCAACATGTCAATCAATTACCTGTGGAGAAATGGTTGAAGACATGTTAAAAAGCAAAGGAGGCAAAAGTCGACAAATCACTGAGGTCTCTAACATGATGAGTGACAATGTATCAGTTAAAGGTCAAAGTTGTCTGTCAGCTTCACCAGGGAAAATTTTCACATGGCCAGGTTCAAAATCAACACAGGAACTAGGAATCTTTTCACTTGTGCACATGCTGTCCATTAAGGACAACCAGAAACTGGCGTTAGCAGAGAATCTTGTGGaatatttggtttgtttgtcaTGGCAACTCAGCAGCGACAACACGAAGTACATACGCTGGAGCTTATCGAATTTTCAACTGGTTTCACCTCCTTCACTGAAGGTGATTGCTAAGTCAGTGCTTGCCTGTGTAAATGGCTTAGACATGGTGTATCACCATTAA